In Akkermansiaceae bacterium, a single genomic region encodes these proteins:
- a CDS encoding methyltransferase domain-containing protein, giving the protein MGEGSGIIRKMRRAATVRTSHQELEIWKSDVATEFRVAGAIHASHHRHRFMTGLAWDIIAASALLRPGGPPKSLLMLGLAGGTSLRALRHLLPDCEFTAVDIDGEIVELAREHMDLDATGVRVHVADAYPWLAANRRRFDVVFDDIYLAGKTDVFRPRQWDPALMGHLKRAVAPGGLLAVNLVTGKGHRTMQSLTRRALKAEYPAVRSLVTPESMNEVLVAGEAVAPASVLEACTGRFPNWRDRMCWGRIKLRYI; this is encoded by the coding sequence ATGGGTGAGGGTAGCGGCATCATCCGGAAAATGCGGCGCGCGGCCACGGTCAGGACATCCCACCAGGAACTCGAGATCTGGAAATCCGACGTGGCCACGGAGTTCCGCGTGGCCGGGGCCATCCACGCGTCGCATCACCGGCATCGGTTCATGACGGGCCTGGCCTGGGACATCATCGCGGCGTCCGCCCTGCTGCGGCCCGGCGGTCCGCCGAAGTCGCTGCTGATGCTGGGGCTGGCGGGCGGCACATCCCTGCGCGCGCTGCGCCACCTGCTGCCGGACTGCGAGTTCACCGCCGTGGACATCGACGGTGAGATCGTCGAACTGGCACGGGAACACATGGACCTGGACGCCACCGGTGTCCGTGTGCACGTGGCGGATGCCTACCCGTGGCTGGCGGCCAACCGCAGGCGGTTCGACGTGGTTTTCGATGACATCTACCTGGCGGGGAAGACGGATGTCTTCCGCCCGCGGCAGTGGGATCCGGCGCTGATGGGGCATCTCAAGCGCGCGGTGGCCCCCGGTGGGTTGCTGGCGGTGAATCTGGTCACGGGAAAGGGCCACCGGACGATGCAGTCGCTCACGCGCAGGGCGCTGAAAGCGGAATACCCCGCCGTGCGCTCACTGGTGACGCCGGAGAGCATGAACGAGGTGCTGGTGGCGGGTGAAGCGGTGGCCCCGGCGTCCGTGCTGGAGGCCTGCACCGGCCGGTTCCCCAACTGGCGGGACCGCATGTGCTGGGGGAGGATCAAACTACGATACATCTAG
- a CDS encoding LysR family transcriptional regulator, with protein MDDHPPPTDRAGGPVLPELRHLAAFQQVYIARDYTAAAHDLNLDRKGVLRMMDRLEQALRNPLFTEPRRGVLVPSPFADRLFNDLRSLNAARESLAKEVEGIRTNGRPVRIGGSPTVFRSSIFRSLFRDFQISGKIRVSYVPVPADEATKALTGGTCDLHIGCVPITSPRFVSHLLGHLPFRMLERKGETPDATSGRPWIVSSEEMRAEPMAGEITGYRPLDEARFLHWLDHPEECPAGTLIFAPEIPVSGSHWTTTAAPPPSASTSVHLRHLRQHPYEFLPALVNSIKIPPPHHDHA; from the coding sequence ATGGATGACCACCCCCCGCCCACCGATAGAGCCGGTGGCCCGGTTCTTCCCGAACTGCGCCACCTGGCGGCTTTCCAGCAGGTCTACATCGCCAGGGACTACACTGCGGCAGCCCACGATCTGAACCTGGACCGGAAAGGAGTTCTCCGGATGATGGACCGCCTGGAACAAGCGCTCCGCAATCCGCTTTTCACGGAACCGCGCCGTGGGGTGCTGGTGCCGAGTCCGTTCGCGGACCGCCTCTTCAACGACCTGCGGTCGCTGAATGCCGCCCGGGAATCACTGGCCAAGGAGGTGGAGGGCATCCGCACCAACGGACGGCCCGTCCGGATCGGAGGGTCGCCCACGGTTTTCCGCTCCAGCATTTTCCGCAGCCTCTTCCGTGATTTCCAGATCTCCGGGAAGATCCGTGTTTCCTACGTTCCCGTTCCAGCGGATGAAGCGACCAAGGCCCTGACCGGGGGCACGTGTGATCTCCACATCGGCTGTGTGCCGATCACCAGCCCACGCTTCGTCTCCCATCTTCTGGGACACCTGCCGTTCCGGATGCTGGAGAGAAAAGGAGAGACGCCTGATGCCACATCAGGCCGTCCATGGATCGTCTCATCAGAAGAAATGCGGGCGGAACCGATGGCGGGCGAAATCACCGGATACCGGCCCCTGGATGAGGCACGGTTCCTGCATTGGCTGGACCACCCGGAAGAGTGTCCCGCCGGAACACTGATCTTCGCTCCCGAAATCCCCGTTTCGGGTTCCCACTGGACAACAACGGCGGCCCCACCCCCCTCCGCATCCACCAGCGTCCATCTGCGCCACCTCCGGCAGCATCCCTACGAATTCCTCCCCGCATTGGTCAACAGCATCAAAATCCCCCCTCCCCACCACGATCATGCCTGA
- a CDS encoding LysR family transcriptional regulator, with protein sequence MPEIREIQVFLALTQSGSFSAAAKELGITQPAVSAHISKLEQVMGFLLFHRSPEGASMTEQARSILPHLERLNQEYIDLLRRADYWNRFQSHEVKIWADGSYLSQELKRARNPTADPSVMEIWMDLEAKADWVNALKNFETDIVITGSFLRAGDCPEIRVSTVAAEAGLTVAWNPDYYAFDTDGFSFPDTFSASAILPTESLAAGFRHFLSKWCETTYGIHIMEMMEFGSEHEAVEACRLGLGVLIFPGEAASRLRLGPLGLATHPAFGFLLPKAFRFGIRWRANEKNPAILATVRSLVAKFPLSGTGGI encoded by the coding sequence ATGCCTGAAATCCGGGAGATCCAGGTATTCCTCGCCCTGACGCAGTCAGGGAGCTTCTCCGCGGCGGCAAAGGAGCTGGGAATCACCCAACCGGCGGTGAGCGCGCATATTTCAAAGCTGGAGCAAGTGATGGGTTTCCTGCTGTTCCACCGCTCTCCGGAAGGGGCCTCCATGACGGAGCAAGCCAGATCCATCCTGCCCCACCTCGAACGCCTCAACCAGGAATACATCGATCTTCTGAGGCGGGCCGACTACTGGAACCGCTTCCAATCCCATGAGGTGAAGATCTGGGCGGATGGAAGCTATCTTTCCCAGGAACTGAAGAGGGCGCGCAACCCGACGGCTGATCCGTCCGTGATGGAGATATGGATGGACCTGGAGGCAAAGGCGGACTGGGTGAACGCTCTGAAAAACTTCGAGACGGACATCGTGATCACCGGCTCATTCCTGAGGGCCGGTGACTGTCCGGAGATCCGGGTATCCACGGTGGCCGCCGAAGCGGGCCTGACAGTGGCGTGGAATCCGGACTACTACGCCTTCGACACGGATGGGTTCAGCTTCCCGGACACCTTCTCCGCGAGCGCCATCCTCCCCACGGAGTCCCTCGCCGCGGGCTTCCGCCACTTCCTTTCCAAATGGTGTGAGACGACCTACGGCATCCATATCATGGAGATGATGGAGTTCGGCTCCGAACATGAAGCGGTCGAAGCCTGCCGCCTGGGGCTCGGCGTGCTGATCTTTCCCGGAGAGGCAGCATCCAGGCTGCGGCTCGGGCCTCTGGGGCTGGCCACCCATCCAGCCTTCGGTTTCCTGCTTCCGAAGGCATTCAGGTTCGGCATCCGCTGGAGGGCCAATGAGAAGAACCCCGCCATCCTCGCCACCGTGCGGAGCCTGGTGGCGAAGTTTCCGCTGTCCGGAACCGGCGGGATCTGA
- a CDS encoding PEP-CTERM sorting domain-containing protein, whose translation MVAPKPSPLVSTFRRIIFAALLSTGCQVHAALLIHEGFNGYTAGSGFAAGTTPNANTTGLDTSTNFGGSGHANLTYSESGLTFGNLATSGGSMRFGTTTSVLSARSSLTSSFTGTLYSSFLINFSAKGTSASHGFVTRISDNINDDTGSRLNSFADSRSGSSLNAGIAYGSAYGSPTLNASTGLITDTTYIVISSFTNIGGNLATSNGTGTLYALTLSQFAAMTASSNWEGYLNDTPVGTEADQISVRVSRNATTGTPTLGADADDFFQVVTSGNSGAFDELRYGSTLEAVVPLIPEPSSALLASLGAFGFLHRRRR comes from the coding sequence GTGGTCGCTCCGAAACCCAGCCCCCTTGTCTCCACCTTCCGCCGGATCATCTTCGCGGCGCTCCTCTCCACCGGTTGCCAGGTGCATGCCGCGCTTTTGATCCATGAAGGTTTCAACGGCTACACCGCAGGTTCGGGCTTCGCCGCCGGCACGACACCCAACGCCAACACCACCGGCCTCGACACCTCGACGAACTTCGGCGGATCAGGACACGCGAACCTCACTTATTCGGAAAGCGGCCTCACCTTCGGCAACCTGGCCACCTCCGGTGGATCGATGCGGTTCGGCACGACCACCAGCGTCCTTTCCGCGCGGTCCTCACTCACCTCTTCATTCACCGGAACGCTCTACAGCAGTTTCCTGATCAACTTCTCCGCCAAGGGGACAAGCGCCTCCCATGGCTTCGTGACCAGGATCAGCGACAACATCAACGACGACACCGGATCGAGGCTCAACTCCTTCGCGGATTCACGGAGCGGCAGTTCCCTCAATGCCGGCATCGCCTATGGCAGCGCCTACGGCAGCCCGACCCTGAACGCCTCGACCGGCCTCATCACCGACACCACCTACATCGTGATTTCCTCGTTCACGAACATCGGGGGCAACCTCGCCACCTCCAATGGCACCGGCACCCTCTATGCCCTCACCCTCTCCCAGTTCGCGGCCATGACGGCGTCATCCAACTGGGAGGGCTACCTGAATGACACCCCGGTGGGCACGGAAGCGGACCAGATCTCCGTCCGGGTTTCCCGCAATGCCACCACCGGCACCCCTACCCTGGGGGCGGATGCAGATGATTTTTTCCAGGTGGTCACCTCCGGCAACAGCGGTGCCTTCGACGAACTGCGCTACGGTTCCACCCTGGAAGCGGTGGTCCCCCTCATTCCGGAACCGTCCTCAGCACTGCTCGCCTCCCTGGGTGCCTTCGGTTTCCTGCATCGCCGGCGGCGGTGA
- a CDS encoding RDD family protein: MITGNPYQPPASDPSLPEEEVPAQELAPLGDRLGAAIIDAIIISALLFAVGMVAGNYLLGIPGDWFWQMAESDFWSGFIETMVAFFIFAGVQGYLLAKNGQTIGKKLLGIKIVTMEGKKPRMEALLLLRTLVPLLLETIPTAGPYIYLAGIIIIFARPRRCFHDYIAGTKVVQVAVLPRGDTPVLRRHWKDRRITAKPQSRDGK; encoded by the coding sequence ATGATTACCGGAAACCCCTACCAACCTCCTGCCAGTGACCCGTCACTGCCTGAGGAGGAGGTGCCCGCTCAGGAACTGGCTCCGCTGGGGGACCGCTTGGGGGCGGCCATCATCGACGCCATCATCATCAGCGCCTTGCTGTTCGCGGTGGGAATGGTTGCGGGGAATTACCTGCTTGGCATCCCCGGGGATTGGTTCTGGCAAATGGCGGAGTCCGACTTCTGGAGCGGGTTCATCGAAACCATGGTGGCGTTCTTCATCTTCGCCGGAGTCCAAGGTTATCTTCTGGCGAAAAACGGGCAGACCATTGGCAAAAAGCTACTGGGCATCAAAATCGTCACCATGGAGGGAAAGAAGCCCCGGATGGAAGCGCTCCTTCTGCTCCGCACGCTCGTCCCGCTGCTGCTGGAAACCATACCCACCGCCGGGCCGTATATCTATCTGGCGGGCATCATCATCATCTTCGCCCGCCCGAGGCGGTGTTTCCATGACTACATCGCCGGGACGAAAGTGGTGCAGGTGGCGGTGCTGCCGAGGGGGGACACTCCTGTCCTCCGGCGGCATTGGAAAGATCGGAGAATCACCGCAAAGCCGCAAAGTAGAGATGGAAAATGA
- a CDS encoding methyltransferase domain-containing protein: protein MGNEAVGELYQSRGYPPMSHPSTDPAATSVAAWFAGLRPPDLSTARILEIGCASGHNLLPLAARWPGAVCTGADISEEAIAQARRRAAEAGIRNATFIAADLRELDLAGQEFDFIIAHGVFSWVADDAKKALLEFCARHLSPSGTATISFNLWAGWEKRLPVVAAARRVMEEQGVDVVKALAILREVMAEHADIIAIIDDMLAKGGDILTFDDFAPMNDPWPLDGFAAAAVSCGLRWLGDSNPAENIPSSLDDAARETLAPLVGDPLRMQMTADAMAERTFRSGLLCRADAPVSSRMTTGMVMELAVRPPEVGPSGIAPLLSDFLDVLDSFRPDSVPVAEVLEKMGVKDFPAAAKTVFQAITRGHLRARTEPVRIAREMERPRLDPFRLLCARERIPLVDAWHAPCLFTEKIWPLLAEIDGTKTEAELAAVARRLCPDLAFPVWLRHLEDRGMFR from the coding sequence ATGGGCAACGAAGCGGTCGGAGAACTCTACCAGTCGCGCGGTTATCCGCCGATGAGCCATCCCTCGACGGATCCGGCGGCCACCTCCGTCGCCGCATGGTTCGCGGGGTTGCGTCCGCCGGACCTGTCCACCGCGCGCATCCTGGAGATCGGCTGCGCGTCGGGGCACAACCTGCTGCCGCTGGCGGCACGCTGGCCGGGTGCCGTCTGCACCGGGGCGGACATTTCGGAGGAAGCCATCGCCCAGGCGCGGAGGAGGGCGGCGGAAGCGGGCATCCGGAACGCGACCTTCATCGCGGCGGATCTGCGGGAGCTGGATCTGGCCGGGCAGGAGTTCGACTTCATCATCGCGCACGGCGTCTTTTCCTGGGTGGCGGATGATGCGAAAAAAGCGCTGCTGGAATTCTGCGCCCGGCATCTCAGCCCGTCGGGGACGGCGACCATCAGCTTCAACCTGTGGGCCGGGTGGGAGAAACGCCTGCCGGTGGTCGCCGCTGCGCGCCGCGTTATGGAGGAGCAAGGGGTGGATGTGGTGAAGGCGCTGGCCATCCTCCGCGAGGTGATGGCGGAACATGCGGACATCATCGCCATCATCGACGACATGCTGGCCAAGGGTGGGGACATCCTGACCTTCGACGACTTCGCGCCGATGAACGACCCGTGGCCACTCGACGGCTTCGCCGCCGCCGCCGTGTCCTGCGGCCTGCGCTGGCTGGGCGATTCCAATCCCGCGGAAAACATCCCGTCATCCCTGGATGACGCCGCCCGGGAAACGCTGGCCCCGCTGGTGGGTGACCCGCTGCGCATGCAGATGACGGCGGATGCCATGGCGGAGCGCACGTTCCGCTCCGGCTTGCTGTGCCGGGCGGATGCTCCGGTTTCCTCCCGGATGACCACGGGCATGGTGATGGAGCTGGCCGTGCGCCCGCCGGAGGTGGGGCCGTCCGGCATTGCGCCATTGCTTTCGGATTTCCTGGATGTGCTGGATTCCTTCCGGCCGGACAGCGTGCCGGTCGCGGAGGTGCTGGAGAAGATGGGCGTGAAAGACTTTCCCGCCGCCGCGAAGACGGTCTTCCAGGCCATCACCCGCGGGCATCTGCGCGCGCGGACAGAGCCGGTGAGGATCGCCCGGGAAATGGAGCGTCCGCGGCTCGATCCGTTCCGCCTGCTCTGCGCGCGGGAGCGCATCCCGCTCGTGGACGCATGGCACGCGCCCTGCCTCTTCACGGAAAAGATCTGGCCGCTGCTCGCGGAAATCGACGGCACGAAGACGGAGGCGGAGCTGGCCGCGGTCGCGCGGCGGCTTTGCCCGGATCTCGCGTTTCCGGTGTGGTTGAGACATCTGGAGGACCGCGGGATGTTCCGGTAA
- a CDS encoding SurA N-terminal domain-containing protein yields MIEQIRKYSGLTIVVLVVVFISFFFMDTQSMQGSIGSPTVMRIDGRNYSEKDYRRLGSGSYETIIGIARAGDFGLYQAFMPLFGRGGGDDIPKQLFINRVLLQQAKDKFGLHPDDEEVSSYIRKMRAFSGQDGSFDPEIYGKFVEGGMNRLGLAEHDLRDIVSDAIVAQKLQSILSAGLSTDRDAIARESALDSQQITVELGRLDLDTYQDKIDPKEEEIKAYWEGIQDSFKTEPLKKFTYVIVTPEATAETAPEAPAAPLPADATEEAKAAAKKAEDDKKAAAAAKTAEARRVNQNKVDGLVDDFSFSLMEQHGAGFEDLAKKNGWEVKTTELFPLSTPPADLNIDLRSSSQGGKAVDLLFRMTAGKDAVSRVSEPIAIGEGQWLVARIDGEEASRVKTYAEARADARAQYILEKGVEALKAAAADASTKIKEGLAAKKSFADAAKDAGINEVKTVANVTRSYRADALSEPQSLFEEARATDPGALTNTIVESDRAFIVHVVKREVVKEENAAARLDAEVSNSAAGNAFAAFHSWLAAETEAAKVEDLYAKQ; encoded by the coding sequence ATGATCGAGCAAATCCGCAAATACTCTGGCCTGACGATCGTCGTCCTGGTGGTCGTCTTCATCAGTTTCTTCTTCATGGACACCCAATCCATGCAGGGATCGATCGGTTCACCCACCGTGATGCGGATCGACGGCCGCAACTACAGTGAAAAGGACTACCGCCGCCTGGGTTCCGGAAGCTATGAAACCATCATCGGCATCGCACGGGCCGGCGACTTCGGGCTTTACCAGGCGTTCATGCCACTTTTCGGACGCGGCGGCGGGGATGACATCCCGAAGCAACTCTTCATCAACCGCGTGCTCCTGCAACAGGCGAAGGACAAGTTCGGCCTCCACCCGGACGATGAGGAAGTCTCCAGCTACATCCGGAAAATGCGCGCGTTCAGCGGCCAGGACGGCAGCTTCGATCCGGAGATCTACGGAAAATTCGTCGAGGGCGGGATGAACCGCCTGGGCCTCGCGGAGCATGACCTGCGGGACATCGTTTCCGACGCCATCGTCGCGCAGAAGCTCCAGTCGATCCTCAGCGCCGGCCTCAGCACCGACCGCGACGCGATCGCCCGTGAATCCGCCCTGGATTCCCAGCAGATCACCGTCGAACTCGGCCGTCTGGACCTCGATACCTATCAGGACAAGATCGACCCGAAGGAAGAGGAGATCAAAGCCTACTGGGAAGGCATCCAGGACTCCTTCAAGACGGAGCCGCTCAAGAAATTCACCTACGTGATCGTGACCCCGGAAGCCACCGCCGAGACAGCTCCCGAGGCACCCGCCGCCCCACTGCCCGCCGACGCGACGGAAGAAGCGAAAGCCGCCGCCAAGAAAGCGGAGGATGACAAGAAAGCCGCCGCCGCCGCGAAGACCGCCGAGGCACGCCGCGTGAACCAGAACAAGGTGGATGGCCTGGTCGATGACTTCAGCTTCTCCCTGATGGAGCAACACGGCGCCGGCTTCGAGGACCTCGCCAAAAAGAACGGCTGGGAAGTCAAGACGACCGAACTCTTCCCACTCAGCACCCCCCCGGCGGATCTGAACATCGACCTCCGTTCCTCCAGCCAGGGAGGCAAGGCGGTGGATCTCCTTTTCCGCATGACGGCCGGCAAGGATGCCGTCTCCCGCGTTTCCGAACCCATCGCGATCGGGGAGGGCCAGTGGCTGGTCGCCCGCATCGACGGCGAGGAAGCCTCCCGGGTGAAGACCTACGCGGAAGCCCGTGCGGATGCCCGTGCCCAGTATATCCTGGAAAAAGGCGTCGAAGCGCTGAAAGCCGCCGCAGCGGACGCCTCCACCAAGATCAAGGAAGGCCTGGCCGCGAAGAAATCCTTCGCGGACGCCGCAAAGGATGCGGGCATCAACGAAGTGAAGACGGTCGCAAACGTGACCCGCTCCTACCGTGCGGATGCACTCAGCGAGCCCCAGAGCCTCTTTGAGGAAGCCCGCGCGACCGATCCCGGCGCCCTCACCAACACCATCGTCGAATCCGACCGCGCGTTCATCGTGCATGTGGTGAAGCGTGAAGTCGTCAAGGAAGAGAACGCCGCCGCCCGCCTGGATGCCGAGGTGTCCAACAGCGCCGCCGGCAACGCCTTCGCCGCCTTCCACTCCTGGCTCGCCGCGGAAACCGAAGCCGCCAAGGTGGAGGACCTCTACGCCAAGCAGTAA
- a CDS encoding acyloxyacyl hydrolase, whose amino-acid sequence MKALLFLSAPLLLATTAAAHPADEWEFVVESGYLWNVGDNTSIDYEIIPTQLTFRSPTMWTWFSGNDGSRLVVRNRFAAIFETITVGPEDYYIGLSAAPSIEYWFPSETTSIFFSIGGGVGLTNSTDVFDGQGQDFTFNWFSQLGVRQQITKDLSLLGGAYFVHHSNGGQTSPNPGIDALGFTIGLGMRF is encoded by the coding sequence ATGAAAGCTCTCCTCTTCCTCTCCGCTCCGCTGTTGCTGGCCACCACCGCCGCCGCCCACCCGGCGGATGAATGGGAGTTCGTGGTGGAGAGCGGCTATCTCTGGAACGTGGGGGACAACACCTCGATTGACTACGAGATCATCCCCACGCAGCTCACCTTCCGCAGCCCCACCATGTGGACCTGGTTTTCCGGAAATGACGGCTCCCGGCTGGTGGTGCGGAACCGCTTCGCCGCCATCTTCGAGACCATCACCGTCGGGCCGGAGGACTACTACATCGGCCTCTCCGCCGCGCCTTCCATCGAGTATTGGTTCCCTTCGGAAACGACCTCCATCTTCTTCTCCATCGGCGGCGGCGTGGGCCTGACCAACAGCACGGACGTCTTCGACGGCCAGGGCCAGGATTTCACGTTCAACTGGTTCAGCCAGCTCGGCGTGCGCCAGCAGATCACCAAGGACCTGTCGCTGCTGGGCGGCGCGTATTTCGTCCACCACTCCAACGGCGGGCAGACCAGCCCGAACCCGGGCATCGATGCACTGGGCTTCACCATCGGCCTGGGGATGCGGTTCTGA
- a CDS encoding class I tRNA ligase family protein has protein sequence MFYLTTAIDYTNGSPHFGHAYEKVLADVIARYRRLSGDEVYFLTGVDQHGQKVQQTAEKEGVHPATYVKRTTKKFSNLWEKLGVQYDGWAETIDDRHKACVGAILTRLKDNGQLYKNSKKDLYSVRQEQFLTDRDRNEQGGFGPEWGEVIEIEEENWYFRLSDHAEWLKSFIGGTADFVLPGFRRNEVLNALERSPGLDLCVSRPKARLRWGIEFPFDPEYVTYVWFDALINYISFAGYCSEDGTLPDFNKLWMENDRRALHIIGKDILVPAHGIYWPIMLHAMGFPDDKIPQLLVHGFWNGLRGEKMSKSLGNIVDPSELVDKFGVDAVRYYLVRDITTGKDSEFDPERLLMLFNTELANALGNLCNRALNMSQNFTGGIITTTGELTADDLALRDSLATSLADYRAAMDDYDISRGLEAINRHVVHCNGYAERMKPWEMNKEWKTSNDPALKARIATVLYHLAESVAHAAVLLAPVLPDASAKLAAQLSLPGLESIKLPDLSWGLIPDGHAIGKPKPVFPRIAIAEQE, from the coding sequence ATGTTCTACCTCACCACCGCCATCGACTACACCAACGGCTCGCCCCATTTCGGCCACGCCTATGAGAAAGTGCTGGCGGATGTCATCGCCCGCTACCGCCGCCTGAGCGGGGATGAGGTGTATTTCCTCACCGGCGTGGACCAGCATGGGCAGAAGGTGCAGCAGACCGCGGAAAAAGAAGGCGTCCACCCCGCCACCTACGTCAAACGCACGACCAAGAAGTTCTCCAACCTGTGGGAGAAACTGGGCGTCCAGTATGATGGCTGGGCGGAAACCATCGACGACCGCCACAAGGCCTGCGTCGGTGCCATCCTCACCCGGCTCAAGGACAACGGCCAGCTCTACAAGAACTCCAAGAAAGACCTCTACTCCGTCCGCCAGGAGCAGTTCCTCACCGACCGCGACCGCAACGAGCAGGGCGGGTTCGGCCCGGAATGGGGTGAGGTCATCGAAATCGAGGAAGAGAACTGGTATTTCCGCCTGAGTGACCACGCGGAGTGGTTGAAGTCGTTCATCGGCGGAACGGCGGACTTCGTCCTGCCCGGCTTCCGCCGCAATGAGGTGCTCAACGCCCTGGAGCGTTCTCCCGGCCTCGACCTCTGCGTTTCCCGCCCGAAGGCGCGCCTCCGCTGGGGCATCGAGTTCCCCTTCGACCCGGAATACGTGACCTACGTCTGGTTCGACGCGCTCATCAACTACATCTCCTTCGCCGGATACTGCTCGGAGGACGGCACCCTGCCGGACTTCAACAAGCTCTGGATGGAGAATGACCGCCGCGCCCTCCACATCATCGGCAAGGACATCCTCGTCCCCGCCCACGGCATCTATTGGCCCATCATGCTCCACGCCATGGGCTTCCCGGACGACAAGATCCCGCAACTGCTCGTCCACGGCTTCTGGAACGGCCTGCGCGGCGAGAAAATGTCCAAGTCGCTCGGCAACATCGTCGATCCGTCCGAACTCGTGGACAAGTTCGGCGTGGATGCCGTCCGTTACTATCTGGTCCGCGACATCACCACCGGCAAGGACTCGGAGTTCGATCCGGAGCGCCTGCTGATGCTCTTCAACACGGAGCTGGCGAACGCGCTGGGCAACCTCTGCAACCGCGCGCTGAACATGAGCCAGAACTTCACCGGCGGCATCATCACCACCACCGGGGAATTGACCGCGGATGATCTGGCGCTGCGCGATTCCCTCGCCACCTCACTGGCGGATTACCGTGCCGCCATGGACGACTACGACATTTCCCGTGGCCTGGAGGCCATCAACCGCCATGTCGTCCACTGCAACGGCTATGCGGAACGGATGAAGCCATGGGAGATGAACAAGGAATGGAAGACGAGCAACGACCCCGCGCTGAAGGCGAGGATCGCCACCGTGCTTTACCATCTGGCGGAAAGCGTGGCCCATGCCGCCGTCCTGTTGGCTCCGGTGCTGCCGGATGCCTCCGCCAAGCTCGCAGCCCAGCTTTCCCTGCCCGGTCTGGAGTCCATCAAGCTTCCGGACCTGTCATGGGGCCTCATCCCGGATGGACACGCCATCGGCAAACCCAAGCCGGTTTTCCCACGCATCGCCATCGCGGAGCAGGAATGA
- a CDS encoding tetratricopeptide repeat protein: MQGNSESEELFDEANGHLALGELEEAIVLYRRCVALDPGFFDGWHALAMALLKTGQTKEAIGCGLQAVTLKPNDLLAWTGLSQMYVRDGNIPEAEAAKGNARILSLGGKVVRDA; encoded by the coding sequence ATGCAAGGGAACTCCGAATCCGAAGAACTCTTCGACGAAGCCAACGGTCATCTCGCCCTGGGTGAACTCGAGGAGGCCATCGTGCTTTACCGCCGCTGTGTCGCGCTCGATCCCGGCTTCTTCGACGGCTGGCACGCGCTGGCCATGGCGCTGCTGAAGACCGGCCAGACCAAGGAGGCGATCGGCTGCGGCCTGCAGGCCGTGACCCTGAAGCCGAACGACCTGCTCGCCTGGACCGGCCTTTCCCAGATGTATGTCCGGGACGGCAACATCCCGGAAGCGGAAGCGGCCAAGGGCAATGCCCGCATCCTCTCCCTGGGCGGCAAAGTCGTCCGCGACGCCTGA